The segment CGCCCTCGAGTTATAGTGACATTCGATCTTGCCTGGCAGCCCATTGGCCGGGCTCGGTGGCCGGGCGCGTGCGGGCGGACAGGGCCGTGCCCCAAGGCCCCCGACCAAGTATGGGAATAGCAGAGGAGGCCCAAGGAGGGGGCTGCGTCGGAAGAGTCGGGGGCGCCCTCCTCCCCCGCCAAGTGTCAGCTTCTATTTTTACTCCCCCGACAGCGGGCACATTCTTGATGGGCTGAGGAGGGTGAAGAAGGTGTTGGGTGGCTCTGAGGAGGCAGCCAAGGACTCTCCTTGGGCCTGGCTGGATTGGAGTCCCCAGGGCTGGGGCCCTGACTTCCCAGGCAGCTGCCCCTCCCTCCAAGGAGTTGCCCAGAGAGGGGGTCCTCTCAGGAAGGGGGTCTGCTGTCTGTCCAGCCAGGCCCCGGGCCCACCCAGCCTCCTCGTCGGAGGGGCCGGCCTGAGGTCTCCGCACCCTCGTGGAATGGAGGGCCTGAGTCCTCGGCCAGGCCCCCAGTGGGTTGGAGCCCATTTAGTGGCCAGACCAGGTCCCCTGGGTGACGCGCTGAGAACACACAGCATCAGCAGGCGAGCGAGATGCTCGCCCGAGTCTGACGCACGGGGTCTGGCACCTCCCGGTGCCAGGGGCCACATCTCTGCAGTCGGCCCAGGAGCTCCCACCTCGGGGTCCAGATCCTGCGGGTCTCCTGCCCACAGGCTGGGCTCCGCGTGCTGCCCACGGCGGGCTACACCACTCGCCCGTGGAGCCCGCTGTTTCTCTCCTCACGACTCCAGGCGGCACCGTCCAGTCGGCAGACGTCGTGCCCACAGCCTCCCACGGTCCCTCGTGGGCCAGTGAGGCCACATGCTCCTCTGGGTCTGCCCCTTGGGTAGGGGAGCCGAGATGCAGAGCAGGGGAGAGGGGTCTGAAAGATCCAAGAGGCTCGGTGGGGCCGTGGTTGCTCCGAGGATGCTGGCCTGACCCAGAGCCGAGGCTGgtgggccaggggccaggccggGGGGTGGTCCCCAGCAGACTCAGATGAGGGTCCTGTCCTCCGGAGGCTGAGGGCCAGGGGTGTCAGGACGGCCGCCCTCACACCCCAGCCCTGGAGCCCCCTGGCTCTGCGCCCTGCTCCGGTCCCCCAAGCCTTCTGGAAGGTTTCCCTCAGCACCTCATCCAATTTCTGCAAGCCGGAGATAAGGCCGTGGGGCTCGAGACAGGCAGGGTGGGCCCGCCATCCTCAGCCAGGGGGTGGATGGAGCCCCCATCCTGTCCGCCCCCCAAGagcccctgggggtggggagccccCGAAGCAGAGGCGCCGGGTTGTCCTGCCTCCCTCGCAGGGACTCTGAACCCCTCCTCCAGCCCGGATCCTGGGACAGGCCACACACAGCGCTGACCCTGGGATAATGCTGACCAACTCTATGTCCAGCAGGCTCAGCTGTAAAGACACATCTGAATGAGAGCCCTGGGCTGCTCTTGGGGGCCCCCTGCCCCATCTGCTCCCCATGGTGGGGGCTGATAGCCCTTCTCAGGCGGGCACCCCATGCTCTGCTGACAGTGACCCCATCCCCCTGGACACAGATGCAGGGAGACGCTGGGGTGAGCACAGTAGGGGCTCGTGTGCGTCTGGCCCCACCGGCCGCCGGTGCCCGGAGCGGCTGGCCACACCTCGCCCAGGCCTGGGGCGTCTTTACCCGCAGGTGGGCACTCCTCGGCCCTGCAGTGACCCTGCTCGGCCAGCAGAGGAGGGTGGCTGCCCGCTCAGCGGCCTTGGCCTTGGCAGGAGCGCGCCCATGAGCAGGCAGCGCCAGAGAGCGGGCGCTGAGGTCAGAGGGACGCGGCAGGTTTTATTTTGGGTATCGGCGACCTCCCTCTTGGGGCGCCAGGCCGGGGGTACTGCAGGACGGCGTCGAGCGGGTGCTGCTGTACGGCCGCCGGCTGCCCAGGGCCTGCAACAGGTAACCCACACCCCATGTGCCAggccaggaggagggggcagggctgggctcccCCTGGGCCTGGGGACCTGGGCTGGAGGCACGGACTGGGCAGCCCAGCGCAGGGCTGCAGCAAGGGATTGACTGAACCCCAGGAAGAGTTTGAGGGCTGACGGGGCAGGGCCTCGGCCCAGGGACAGAGtagggtgggctggggtgggcttCTCAAGCAAGCAAAGCTGAGCTGAGCCAcggagcagggaggaggctgtGGGGGGCCTGTTCCCCCTCAGGTTCCTGCAGGGTTGGCCTCCAGCTGTGTGGGGGAGGGCAAGGGCCCCCCATGTGCATGGTTGGGGATGGTGGGGCCCAGAGACCTTGAACCTCGCCTGGTAGCCCTGAGCTGACCTGGGTGCCCACTCCAGTGCCAGTCTGAGCTCCCAGTCGGCCCAGCCCATGGGCTCAGGCCCTGCCAGGCCCCAGATAGAAGCCGCTGACACAGCACTTCGGGGTGAGCCCTTCCCAGCCTGGGTGGCCACCTCCACATACCCCGAGCGCTTCTGCGGGCTCTGTAGTGGGTCGCTGGTTTGCGCTGTGTGGGGCTGGCACTCCGTGCTCAGAGCTGGGGAGCAGGGGGCTGCCTGGGGGGCCACTGAGGCAGTCAAGATGGAGGGCAGAGGCCGGACACCGGGTGGCGGCCCCTCCGAGCCTCTTGACCGCTGCGGTGGCCAGGCCCTGACAATGCTGCCGCAGCAGAGGAGACAAGCCCTGGATTCCTGCCCCTGAGGCCAGGACCCTGAGAGGGGCTGGGCTGAGTGTGGGCTGAGTGGCCGGCTGCTTCTCCTGCCCCGCCCTGCCCACCCCTTGGCCCTCGGGGCCCCACTCGCTGACCAGTGACCAAGGGGGCCGCCTCTGCCTGTGGCCCTCGTAACGTCCCATCCAGCCGGGTGGACGAGAAGCCCTCCTTCCCTGGGAGATGCCCCCCCAGCTGGTGGGCACAGCCCTGGACGCCCTCTCGGAGGGGCCATGGGCGACAGGCCATGTGACGTGCCCAGGTTCTAGCCCTCCTGGCCCGCCCGTATCTGTGCTCCCCTTCAGGAGACCTCAGAAAACGGGCTCTGAGCAGACCCAGGCCTGGGACGCCAGAGGGCCAGGGGGCCTGCTCTTCAAAGGGGCTCCCCTGACACGGAGGGCAGCAGGGCCCCGCGGTGGGCCCGCATGCAGGCCGGGGGGCGGGCACGGGCCCGGAAGGACAGCCCCAgccgcaccccacccccgcccatccATGCACTCGGTGCCCGCTCACGCCACAGTCGCCTTctgctcccctccctccttcactCCCGCCTCCCATCGCCCACCCATCCGTCTACCCGCCCGCCCGTCCTCCCCGCCGGTGCCCCTGAAGCAGGCATGGTCTGACTGTCTTGTCTCTTCTGCCGTCTACTCTGCACAGTGGTGTTTTTGCCATCTACCTCTCATCCTTCTATAGGCCCGCCCTCCACCTGCTCTTTATCCAGCCATCCATCACCCAAGGAGGCCTCACCTCTCGTTTCCATACCAGTCCATCTGCCTacccatcccctcctccttctaTCTATCTGTCCATCAACCTTgaccctccatccatccattcatccacccactgacctctccctccctccccatgcatccatccatccatccatccatccatccctccatctgtCCATCAACCTTgaccctccatccatccattcatccactcacctacctctccttccctccccatccatcGGTCTGTCAACCTTAACCCtccttccatccatccctccctccatcgCTCCCTCCACCTATCTATCCATCCCTCCATCTGTCCATGCGTCTTAACCCTCCATCCGTCCATCATCCACCATCCATCATCCACCTATCCACCAAATCTCCTGGGTACCGGGATGGGGATAACCCTAAGGAACGTCTCGTCCTCAGAGGAGGCCGAGCCTAGGGGCGCAGTGGCATGTGCCCGGTCTCGGGGGCTGCAGACTCTGGGGGCAAGCGCCACAGATGCGCCGGAGGAGGACTGAGCCCACGGTCAGCTGCACCCTGACTTTGGCCGCCACACCCCTCAGACCCCAGAGCCCCACGCGCAGAAGGCTACTGGACAGGACAGGGTCCAAGTCTGAAGGAAGACAAGAGGCTTGGACCCCACCACTGGGCAAGGTGGATGGCCCTTCCAGACAGCCAtgctccctccccgcccccgtcAGTGAGCCCAGAGAGCCAGCACGTGGAGATACATGGAAGCTTTACTGGACAGGGTGGAGGGGCTGccagcggggggcggggggcaatgCAGGCAGGGCAGGGGTTGTGGCTCTTGACCTGGAGACCCCGGCACGTGGCCGCTCCCAGCACTGACGGCGCCTTCCCTGGGAGCTTGCGGCTTCTCTGGAGGGCGTCCCTTCACCAACCAACAGCCAGAGTTCCTCTCCTCCTGGAACTGTGGGGGGCAGTGAGTGCCATGTTGGAGGGCGAGGTCGGAGGGCCCCGCAGCAAGAGCTGCCAGGGTTTCGGGGCGAAGGCAGGCGTGAGAAGCAGCTTCTTCGGCAAGGTCGGGTTCGGGGGGCAGGGGGCGGATCTGGCCGGGTTCTCCCCTGGGCGTGCGGACGGGGAAGCAGGACCTGCTGCTGCCTGTGCCCTGCTCCTGGGAAAGCTGAAACACACATGGGGAGGTGTGGGGGGGGGCGTCAGGCGCAGCCCAGGAGGGCCCACCACCCTGCCCGCTGCAGCCTGCAGCCTCTCTCTGGGGGCCGCTCTTCCAACCCCTCCGGCTGCCAGGAGCAGCCTCCCTGGTCCCCTTCCAACTTGGAGGCTGGCTCCCGACGTTGCCGCCTGGACCCTGCTCAGGGTGCAGGGTGGAAGGACTCGGCCTGGGCACCCCGCTCTTCCCTAGGAGGTCCTAGTCCTCCAGTTGCAGGCAGCAGCCAGGAGCAGACCCCTTCCCGGGCCCCCCAGCTCCTGCCTGACAGAGAGGCTCTGCGGCCGCAGCCCTGGCCTCCCCCTTCCCAGCCAGTGGCCCCCGCTCTGCCCGGGCGCCATCCGTCAACGTCCCTGTGAGCACGTGGCGCCCACAAAGCAGGGCGGGTGGCTTGGCCGGGACCAGCCCGCCGGGAGGCCTGCGGGAACATCCCGTTTAGCCGGAGCTCGGCGGGAGCAGCTCCCGCCTCCGCCCAGCCGACCGCTCGGGACGCTGCCCCTGCCTCCCGGCCGCTGGCCGCCACCTCGCCGCGGCTCGCAGCGGACGCGCCTGTGGTCAGCCCGGCGACGGCGAGGCGGCTCTCACGGTTGTGGGCGGCCGCCCCTCCTGCCTCTGCGGGCGGCCGGCCCAGCACGTGCCCCAGCTTAGCGCCCGCCCGTGGGTCTCCCGGCCCGGCCCCTCTGCGTGCCCACCAGGCACCTTGGGCCGCGGTGGGCTCACTTCTAGTCTGGGGGTGATGTTGGGGCCGCCCCCTTGATGGATACTGCACACATGCCGCCTAGAGTGCACCTGGGGGCCCCCTGCAGACGAGGGGGCCGTGTGCCCCCCTCAGGGGCGGGACCTGCGGGCAGAGGGCTGGGATCACCGCCTCCTCCTTCCCGCCCCAGGGAGCAGTGATGTTCATCTCAGCTGCCTCCGTGGCCCCTGGGACGGCTGGGCCGTGCCGCCCGGGGCCCCCTGGACCACCACCACCTCTGCTGCCCAAGCCGGGAAAGGACAACCTGCGCCTGCAGAAGCTCCTGAGGAAGGCGGCCCGGAAGAGGATGGGCGGGGGCGGGCCCCCCGCTCCGCCCGGGGCTTTCCGCACCTCCCTGTCCCCCGTGAGCGAGGCCAGCCGTGACCAGGAGGCCCCAAGCCCACGTCCCATGGAGGCCCCGCGTCCAGCTGAGCTCCCGCGCCCCACCGAGGCTCCACGCCCCACCGAGGCCCTGCATCCCAGGGAGGCCCCACGCCCAGCCAACGCCCTGCATCCCACAGAGGCCCCACGTCTGGCCGAAGCCCTGCATCCCCTGGAGGCCCCGCATCCGGTGGAGGTCCCGCGTCCAGCAGAGGCCATGCGTCCCTCTGATACCCCGCACCCCACTGACGCCCACCATCCGGCTGAGGCCCCACACCCTGCCGAGGCCCCAGTGGCTGTGGCCGCCACACCCCGCTGCCCCCCGACCCCTGTCATCCACCACGTAGCCTCCCCCACACAGAGGTCCACGTTCTCCTTCAGCCTAGCCCAGCGCAGGAGCCTGGCTTCCCACTTCAGGGCCACGGGCCCCCAGCTCACAGCCCTGGCCCCGGAACCCGCGCGGTGCCCCAGCGGCTTCACCCAGGTAGTGGCCCCTGCAGTGAGGGGCAGCCACGTCAGCCAAGTGCATGTCCGACTGGTGCCATCCCCGCAGGGCGGGACCCCCGAGCCCCCCCCGGCAGCCCCCCAGGATCAGCACATGGCCCCCTGCCCTCCCGGGGCTCAGCCCCTGATCCCCGTGGCCCACATCCGCCCATTGCCCACTGGGACGCAGGTGGCCAGTCCCTGGCCTGCGGCATCCCCAGTGCCCAGGCCTCCCTCTGGCCTGCAGGCCTCGGTGCCCAGGGAGGCTGGCACCCGGGTGGTGGTGCCCATCACCCCCACCTACCGCTCGCCGGGACCCTCACCTTTCAGGCCAGGCTCTGGGACCCCCGAACCCGGGCGCCTGGAGGAGCCCCCCACAGCTGGCCCTGccactgaggctgagagagtCTCCAGCTCCCGCGGGGCCTCGCCCCCCGCCCCGCTGGcaggcccccacccctgcccggcCCCCAGAGCCGCAGCCAGGCCCCAGCTCAGCGGCTGGATGCGCCTCAAGAAGCAGCTAttggaggagctggaggagcccAAGTTCCCAGGGCCGGAGCCCAGCCCGGGGCAGGTGGACCAGGGCGAGACCACCCTTGCCAGCCTGGAGCCCCGGCCCCCCGCCTCCCGGGCCTCCAAGATGTGGGACGCGGTGCTCTACCGCGTGTCCGTGGCCGAGTCCCGCAGTGGCCAGGCGGGGCCTGGAGCTGGGGTGTGCACCCTGGCCGGTCTCAGGCGCCTGCCCTTCCTTTACCGGCCTCGCTTCAACGCCCGGAAGCTGCAGGAGGTGGCTGCCCGACCCCATCCTGTGACCTCCCCGGTCCTGGTCCTGAACCCCCAGCCCAAGAACTTCAACCGGACGGCGGCTGGCTGGAGGCTCCACTGAACAGCTGGGTGACCCCAGGGCTGTGGGGTGGACAAGAGGGGCTGAGTGTCCAGCTGGGAAACTGAAGCTGTTCAAGAGAAGAACCCGGCGGCCTGGGGGTCCGGAGGGGCGGTGGGGCGGACGGGAGCAGGAAGGACCACAGCGGGAGAAGGGGGTTAAGCAGGAGGCGGGTTTGGATGGTgcagaggagcagagagaggtCTGCTTTGCGGTAGAGTGTGGGGGCTTTGGGAGTGAACTTCTGGGGAGGCAGACAGTTCAGGAGGCCGCCTCGAGGTCAGGGTTGTCTGAGTAACCTCGCAGGGCAGGGCCAGCCTGGGCGTCTGCACAGGGCTTGGGGCAGGGGCTGCAGGGGGCGGTCACCAGCAGAGCCTGGAGGGGCCATGGCTGCTCAGGAGGGTCTGCCCGGCTCCAGGGAGCTGGGCTGGGTTTAACCCCGGGAGCTCCGGGTGGTGAGTCCTGACACGTGCCGGGACAAGGACTCTGGGGCCGCTCCCTTCTGCCTAGAAAGTGGGGGAGACTTGCATCTCCGTGGGGGTGGGTAGTGGCTGGGGGCTTGGGCTTGGGCGGGGTCACCTCCGTGGGCTGCCCTGGCGGCTGTGCCGCCCGAGGACAGGGCCCTGGCCAGCGCTGGGAGCAGGTCGAGGCCCGGGGGGGGAGCCGGCCCCTCACTGCCGCCCTGTGCTGTGGCTTCTGCTCCCCCAGACTGAGGGCCGAGTTCAGGGAGGATTTGCTGATGAGACAGGAGGTGGGTCTCAGCCTCGAGGCTGGATGAGGAGACTGGGGGAGAGCAGCCTGGCCCAGCAGCGAGGACCAGCCGTGGCCTGGACAGGTGGGGAAGGGGGCCCAGGGCCTCATACAGCCGTGGGGCCTGCACTGTGCCCTCAGAGGGGGTCTGACTCAGGACCACTGGGGCTCTGACCAGCAGTGGGGGAGAAACACGGAGGTGCTGTGGGCAGGACTCGGCAGGGAAGGAGGTGGTTGGCAGGGGGACGTGACGGGAGCTGTACATGGATCCTGGGACCCAGGCCACTAATAAAAGTGTGCATGACCACGCTGCGGTTGTCTTTCTGCCTCCACCAGGCGATGGGGCGGGCGGTAGCCACAGGAGCAGCTCCCACTGAGATAACAGGGAGCGCCCAAGGTTC is part of the Bos javanicus breed banteng chromosome 29, ARS-OSU_banteng_1.0, whole genome shotgun sequence genome and harbors:
- the PRR33 gene encoding proline-rich protein 33, whose product is MSRQRQRAGAEVRGTRQVLFWVSATSLLGRQAGGTAGRRRAGAAVRPPAAQGLQQGAVMFISAASVAPGTAGPCRPGPPGPPPPLLPKPGKDNLRLQKLLRKAARKRMGGGGPPAPPGAFRTSLSPVSEASRDQEAPSPRPMEAPRPAELPRPTEAPRPTEALHPREAPRPANALHPTEAPRLAEALHPLEAPHPVEVPRPAEAMRPSDTPHPTDAHHPAEAPHPAEAPVAVAATPRCPPTPVIHHVASPTQRSTFSFSLAQRRSLASHFRATGPQLTALAPEPARCPSGFTQVVAPAVRGSHVSQVHVRLVPSPQGGTPEPPPAAPQDQHMAPCPPGAQPLIPVAHIRPLPTGTQVASPWPAASPVPRPPSGLQASVPREAGTRVVVPITPTYRSPGPSPFRPGSGTPEPGRLEEPPTAGPATEAERVSSSRGASPPAPLAGPHPCPAPRAAARPQLSGWMRLKKQLLEELEEPKFPGPEPSPGQVDQGETTLASLEPRPPASRASKMWDAVLYRVSVAESRSGQAGPGAGVCTLAGLRRLPFLYRPRFNARKLQEVAARPHPVTSPVLVLNPQPKNFNRTAAGWRLH